In one window of Zhihengliuella sp. ISTPL4 DNA:
- the folB gene encoding dihydroneopterin aldolase yields the protein MDFLDEIVLTGLTVFGRHGVYPHEREEGQEFTVDLRLRLSLEQAAASDDVADTVHYGDLAERVAAVVSGEPVNLIETLAERIADVALDDRRVQHVTVTVHKPQAPIALTFSDVAVTVHRTRAPEGLEDITT from the coding sequence ATGGACTTCCTCGACGAGATCGTGTTGACAGGGCTGACCGTGTTCGGCCGCCACGGCGTCTACCCGCACGAGCGGGAAGAGGGGCAGGAGTTCACGGTCGACCTCCGGCTGCGGCTCTCCCTCGAACAGGCCGCTGCCTCCGACGACGTGGCCGACACCGTGCACTACGGCGATCTCGCCGAGCGGGTGGCTGCGGTCGTGTCCGGCGAGCCGGTGAACCTCATCGAGACCCTGGCCGAGCGGATTGCGGATGTCGCCCTCGACGACCGTCGCGTCCAGCACGTGACCGTGACGGTGCACAAGCCGCAGGCGCCCATCGCTCTGACCTTCAGCGACGTGGCCGTGACCGTGCACCGGACCCGCGCGCCGGAGGGGCTGGAGGACATCACCACATGA
- the folE gene encoding GTP cyclohydrolase I: MTVDKARVERLTRELLEAIGEDPDRPGIKQTPSRMAELYAEFFAGVGEDPAEPLAHTISVTRGPAPDTLPSGAVLLRDIRFRSVCEHHLLPFAGHAHIAYLPGEQVVGLGALVRVVEILAARPQVQERLGEQIADTIAENLDARGVLVVLDASHGCVTMRGGRQTEASTLTIAARGVYTDPVARAELVTLIGMTVPAPGTSRA, from the coding sequence GTGACCGTCGACAAGGCACGCGTCGAACGGCTCACCAGGGAACTCCTGGAGGCGATCGGTGAGGACCCCGATCGTCCGGGGATCAAGCAGACGCCCTCCCGGATGGCCGAGCTGTACGCGGAGTTCTTCGCCGGGGTGGGGGAGGATCCCGCCGAGCCACTCGCGCACACGATCAGCGTGACCCGCGGGCCGGCGCCGGACACCCTTCCCTCCGGGGCCGTGCTCCTGCGCGACATCCGCTTCCGGTCGGTGTGCGAACACCACCTCCTGCCCTTCGCGGGGCACGCGCACATCGCGTACCTTCCGGGCGAGCAGGTCGTCGGCCTCGGTGCGCTCGTGCGGGTCGTGGAGATCCTGGCCGCGCGGCCGCAGGTGCAGGAGCGCCTGGGGGAGCAGATCGCCGACACGATCGCCGAGAACCTCGACGCGCGTGGCGTGCTCGTCGTGCTCGACGCCAGCCACGGCTGCGTGACGATGCGGGGTGGGCGGCAGACGGAAGCGTCGACGCTGACCATCGCGGCGCGCGGGGTCTACACGGATCCCGTGGCACGTGCGGAACTGGTGACCCTGATCGGCATGACCGTGCCGGCGCCCGGGACGTCGCGCGCATGA
- the folP gene encoding dihydropteroate synthase — MTGIWGIVNVTPDSFSDGGRYLDADRAVAHGLRLRAEGASVLDVGGESTRPGAERVGVEEEQRRVLPVVEQLAAAGLVVSIDTLNASTAAAAVRAGARIVNDVSGGLADPDMRAAVAESGADFAIGHWRGFSADMYANADYRRVAREVAGELRERIGEAAASGIAPSRLIVDPGIGFAKAGAQNWDVLRGLDEIVGLGLRVLIGTSRKRFLADVLQSAAPGGDGVSEERRDLATAVTSALAMRAGVWAVRVHDVAATRDALAITRAWEG; from the coding sequence ATGACCGGTATCTGGGGAATCGTCAACGTCACGCCCGACTCCTTCAGCGACGGCGGGCGTTATCTCGACGCGGACCGGGCGGTCGCCCACGGCCTCCGCCTGCGTGCCGAAGGGGCGTCCGTCCTCGATGTCGGGGGAGAGTCGACCCGGCCGGGTGCGGAGCGCGTCGGGGTGGAGGAGGAGCAGCGGCGGGTCCTTCCCGTCGTGGAGCAGCTCGCGGCGGCAGGGCTCGTCGTCAGCATCGACACCCTCAACGCGTCGACGGCGGCGGCGGCGGTCCGCGCGGGGGCGCGCATCGTCAACGACGTCTCCGGCGGACTGGCTGACCCTGACATGCGTGCCGCGGTCGCCGAATCGGGAGCCGACTTCGCGATCGGGCACTGGCGGGGCTTCTCTGCCGACATGTACGCGAACGCCGACTATCGCCGCGTCGCTCGAGAGGTGGCCGGCGAGCTGCGCGAGCGGATCGGTGAGGCGGCGGCCTCCGGTATCGCGCCCTCCCGCCTGATCGTCGATCCGGGTATCGGGTTCGCCAAGGCGGGCGCGCAGAACTGGGATGTGCTGCGGGGTCTCGACGAGATCGTGGGCCTCGGGCTGCGGGTGCTGATCGGTACGTCGCGCAAGCGGTTTCTCGCCGACGTACTGCAGTCGGCGGCGCCGGGCGGCGACGGCGTCTCCGAGGAGCGCCGGGACCTGGCGACCGCGGTGACGAGCGCGCTCGCGATGCGGGCCGGCGTCTGGGCGGTGCGCGTGCACGACGTCGCCGCGACCCGCGACGCCCTCGCGATCACCCGCGCCTGGGAAGGCTGA